From Novosphingobium decolorationis, one genomic window encodes:
- a CDS encoding lytic transglycosylase domain-containing protein, with product MTRTLNTAALGAAGLAALLCSVGTAHANSAAVDYFRSRGTTSVVPSLLSHDDRDYYREYFAAVEAKDWTKVQRMLAQRPEGPMHQEARAEYYLAAGSPKIEGADLAAWLAEGTQLPGADQITRLAQRRGISSTPALPSEQSFARLPTLPKRVRPSSISDGTMPEAISSAIVDHIKADDPAGARMLLDGVDASLSGSARAEWRQKVAWSYYISNQDAPAYEMAQFATQGVGPWVGEAWWTAGLAAWRIGDFDGAADAFANCAKSAENDELKSAGYYWNARALTRARRPEQAADVLRMAAARHETLYGMLAAEQLGMQLPSQHAQADFSQADWQKLRSVPNVRTAVSLAEIGEDGLADEVLRHQARIGEASQYAPLSRLARDLGLPQTQLWMAYNAPRGGHPDPASRFPTPKWTPANGWRVDPALVYAHALQESIFHASIVSPAGARGLMQIMPAAARDHAASLGVSGSASDLNKPDINLAFGQNHLLMLQNDSGTQGLLPKVMAAYNAGPVPVRRWNSEVRDGGDPLLWMESLPYWETRGYVNIVMRNYWMYERQAGGESESRMALAQGMWPTFPGLSGSKGVRMSAKGELDTPQSLHTGSVRFADSRR from the coding sequence ATGACCAGGACGCTCAACACGGCGGCGCTGGGCGCCGCAGGGCTTGCCGCGCTGCTGTGCAGCGTGGGCACCGCACACGCGAACAGCGCCGCGGTGGACTATTTCCGCAGCCGGGGGACCACCAGCGTGGTGCCCTCGCTGCTCAGCCACGACGACCGCGACTACTACCGCGAGTACTTTGCGGCGGTCGAGGCCAAGGACTGGACCAAGGTGCAGCGCATGCTGGCCCAGCGTCCGGAGGGTCCGATGCACCAGGAAGCCCGCGCCGAGTACTACCTCGCCGCCGGCTCGCCGAAGATCGAAGGGGCCGACCTTGCCGCCTGGCTGGCCGAGGGCACCCAGCTTCCCGGCGCCGACCAGATCACCCGTCTCGCCCAGCGCCGCGGCATCTCCTCCACGCCCGCGCTTCCCAGCGAGCAGAGCTTTGCGCGCCTGCCCACCCTGCCCAAGCGCGTGCGCCCCTCCTCGATCAGCGACGGCACCATGCCCGAGGCGATCTCCTCGGCCATCGTCGACCACATCAAGGCCGACGATCCGGCGGGCGCGCGCATGCTGCTCGACGGGGTCGATGCCAGCCTGTCGGGCTCGGCCCGCGCGGAATGGCGCCAGAAGGTCGCGTGGAGCTATTACATCTCCAACCAGGACGCGCCCGCCTATGAAATGGCGCAGTTCGCCACGCAGGGCGTTGGCCCCTGGGTCGGCGAGGCCTGGTGGACCGCCGGGCTCGCGGCCTGGCGCATCGGCGACTTCGACGGCGCGGCCGACGCCTTCGCCAACTGCGCCAAGTCGGCCGAGAACGACGAACTCAAGAGCGCGGGCTACTACTGGAACGCCCGTGCGCTCACCCGCGCGCGCCGCCCCGAACAGGCCGCCGATGTACTGCGCATGGCGGCCGCGCGCCACGAAACGCTCTACGGCATGCTCGCGGCCGAGCAGCTGGGCATGCAGCTTCCCTCCCAGCACGCGCAGGCCGACTTCTCACAGGCCGACTGGCAGAAGCTGCGCTCCGTTCCCAACGTGCGCACCGCCGTCTCGCTCGCCGAGATCGGTGAGGATGGCCTTGCCGACGAAGTGCTGCGCCACCAGGCCCGCATTGGTGAGGCTTCGCAGTACGCCCCGCTTTCGCGCCTCGCGCGCGATCTCGGCCTCCCCCAGACCCAGCTGTGGATGGCCTACAACGCCCCGCGCGGCGGCCACCCGGACCCGGCTTCGCGCTTCCCCACGCCCAAGTGGACGCCCGCCAACGGCTGGCGCGTCGACCCGGCGCTGGTCTACGCCCACGCGCTGCAGGAATCGATCTTCCACGCCAGCATCGTCAGCCCGGCGGGCGCGCGCGGCCTGATGCAGATCATGCCCGCCGCCGCGCGCGATCACGCCGCTTCGCTGGGCGTCTCGGGTTCGGCGAGCGACCTCAACAAGCCCGACATCAACCTTGCCTTTGGCCAGAACCACCTGCTCATGCTTCAGAACGACAGCGGCACGCAGGGGCTGCTGCCCAAGGTCATGGCCGCCTACAACGCCGGGCCCGTGCCGGTCCGCCGCTGGAACAGCGAAGTGCGCGACGGCGGCGATCCGCTGCTGTGGATGGAGTCGCTGCCCTACTGGGAAACGCGCGGCTACGTGAATATCGTCATGCGCAATTACTGGATGTACGAGCGCCAGGCGGGCGGCGAATCCGAAAGCCGGATGGCGCTGGCCCAGGGCATGTGGCCCACCTTCCCCGGCCTGTCGGGCTCGAAGGGCGTGCGCATGTCGGCCAAGGGCGAGCTCGACACACCCCAGTCGCTGC
- a CDS encoding uracil-DNA glycosylase family protein: protein MDHGSNQHFLSDITSALDWWRLAGVDCDYVDDPQDWLAPPEEELPPPSEWSIARAENEAKAAAAPENARRIDTEALPATLEAFAPWWKAEPLLAPGSLETRIAPVGKAGAQVMVIVEAPEREDREGLLTGPQGQLLDAILASVGISREDAYLASALPRAMPAPDWAEAHALGLGDVLMHHIGLVGPKRLFVLGGNVPALLGHESPQRAAVSRKFNHQGTSIPLLASWGLDSLLNRPRTKPVLWKAMLDWIAT, encoded by the coding sequence ATGGATCACGGGTCAAACCAGCACTTTCTGTCAGATATCACGAGCGCGCTCGACTGGTGGAGACTGGCGGGCGTCGATTGCGATTATGTCGACGATCCGCAGGACTGGCTGGCGCCGCCCGAAGAGGAACTCCCTCCGCCCAGCGAGTGGAGCATCGCGCGCGCCGAGAACGAGGCGAAGGCCGCCGCCGCGCCCGAGAACGCCAGACGTATCGACACCGAGGCTCTGCCTGCAACGCTGGAGGCCTTCGCACCCTGGTGGAAAGCCGAGCCGCTGCTCGCCCCCGGCTCGCTGGAAACGCGCATCGCACCTGTCGGCAAGGCGGGCGCGCAGGTCATGGTGATCGTCGAGGCTCCCGAGCGCGAGGACCGCGAAGGGCTGCTCACAGGCCCCCAAGGCCAGCTGCTCGATGCAATCCTCGCCAGCGTCGGAATTTCCCGCGAGGACGCCTATCTCGCCAGCGCCCTACCCCGCGCGATGCCCGCCCCCGACTGGGCCGAGGCGCACGCACTGGGCCTGGGCGATGTGCTGATGCACCACATCGGCCTTGTCGGCCCGAAACGGCTTTTCGTGCTAGGAGGGAACGTTCCGGCGCTTTTGGGCCACGAATCACCGCAACGGGCTGCCGTTTCGCGAAAATTTAACCATCAAGGAACATCGATACCCTTGCTCGCTTCCTGGGGTCTGGACTCGCTGCTCAACCGGCCGCGCACCAAACCGGTCCTGTGGAAGGCGATGCTCGACTGGATCGCCACCTGA
- a CDS encoding electron transfer flavoprotein-ubiquinone oxidoreductase, which yields MIEREEMPYDVVIVGGGPAGLSTAIRLKQVDPEIQVCVLEKGSEVGAHILSGATFDPKALDELLPEWREMDCPMAETPVTDNWHWHLTRGKKFSIPHAIQPKFMSNHGNYTGSLGNLCRWLAEQAEALEVEIFPGFPAAEILYDDNGAVIGVQTGDMGVGRDGEPKGDFQPGMNLLGKYTVFCEGARGHLTKRLKAKYDLEANCEPQIYGLGMKELWDIDPDKHVPGRVIHTQGWPLSENDAWGGGFLYHQANGQVSLGFVAALDYKNPYIYPFEEFQRWKQHPEIKAILEGGKRVAYGARAINEGGWQSVPQLAFPGGVLAGCSAGFVNVPRIKGSHTAMKSGMLAAESIAAAVKAERAHDTLQDYDDAVRSSWIADELKLVQNAEPLVAKWGGEMGTVLAGADMWLRTLFGFGITKPMKHHTDASCLQRADLYKPIDYPKPDGVISFDRLTSVSYSFTNHEEEQPCHLQLKDPAIPTKVNLPVYAGPEARYCPAGVYEFVADESAGGDALKLQINSQNCVHCKTCDIKDPTQNIEWVTPEGGGGPNYPNM from the coding sequence ATGATTGAACGCGAAGAGATGCCCTATGACGTCGTCATTGTCGGCGGCGGGCCTGCCGGCCTGTCGACCGCGATCCGGCTGAAGCAGGTCGATCCCGAAATTCAGGTCTGCGTGCTGGAAAAGGGCTCCGAGGTCGGCGCCCACATCCTTTCGGGCGCGACGTTCGACCCCAAGGCGCTCGACGAACTGCTGCCCGAATGGCGCGAGATGGACTGCCCGATGGCAGAAACTCCGGTGACCGATAACTGGCACTGGCACCTGACGCGCGGCAAGAAGTTCTCGATCCCCCACGCGATCCAGCCCAAGTTCATGTCGAACCACGGGAATTACACCGGTTCGCTGGGCAACCTGTGCCGCTGGCTGGCCGAGCAGGCCGAGGCGCTGGAGGTGGAGATCTTCCCCGGCTTCCCCGCCGCCGAGATCCTTTACGATGACAATGGCGCGGTCATTGGCGTGCAGACCGGCGACATGGGCGTGGGCCGCGATGGCGAACCCAAGGGCGATTTCCAACCGGGCATGAACCTGCTGGGCAAGTACACCGTTTTCTGTGAAGGCGCGCGCGGGCACCTGACCAAGCGCCTCAAGGCCAAGTACGACCTCGAAGCCAACTGCGAACCGCAGATCTATGGTCTGGGCATGAAGGAACTGTGGGACATCGATCCCGACAAGCACGTGCCGGGCCGCGTCATTCACACGCAGGGCTGGCCCTTGTCGGAGAACGATGCCTGGGGCGGCGGCTTCCTCTACCACCAGGCCAACGGGCAGGTCTCCCTGGGCTTCGTTGCCGCGCTCGACTACAAGAATCCCTACATCTACCCCTTCGAGGAATTCCAGCGCTGGAAGCAGCACCCCGAGATCAAGGCGATCCTGGAAGGCGGCAAGCGCGTGGCCTATGGCGCGCGCGCCATCAACGAGGGTGGCTGGCAGTCGGTCCCGCAGCTGGCCTTCCCGGGCGGCGTGCTGGCGGGGTGCTCGGCCGGTTTCGTCAACGTGCCGCGCATCAAGGGCAGCCATACCGCGATGAAGTCGGGCATGCTCGCGGCCGAAAGCATCGCCGCGGCGGTGAAGGCCGAGCGCGCGCACGACACGCTGCAGGACTACGACGATGCCGTTCGCTCCAGCTGGATCGCCGATGAGCTGAAGCTCGTCCAGAACGCCGAGCCGCTCGTCGCCAAGTGGGGCGGCGAGATGGGCACGGTGCTCGCCGGTGCGGACATGTGGCTGCGCACGCTTTTCGGCTTTGGCATCACCAAGCCGATGAAGCACCACACCGACGCCTCGTGCCTGCAGCGCGCGGACCTCTACAAGCCGATCGACTATCCCAAGCCCGACGGTGTCATCAGCTTTGATCGCCTGACCAGCGTCTCCTACTCGTTCACCAACCACGAGGAAGAGCAGCCCTGCCACTTGCAGCTCAAGGATCCGGCGATCCCGACCAAGGTCAACCTGCCGGTCTACGCAGGGCCCGAGGCGCGCTACTGTCCGGCAGGCGTCTACGAGTTCGTGGCGGATGAGAGCGCGGGCGGCGATGCCCTCAAGCTCCAGATCAATTCGCAGAACTGCGTCCACTGCAAGACCTGCGACATCAAGGACCCGACCCAGAACATCGAATGGGTCACGCCGGAAGGCGGGGGCGGGCCCAACTATCCCAACATGTGA
- a CDS encoding 4-(cytidine 5'-diphospho)-2-C-methyl-D-erythritol kinase encodes MNETAYAKINLALHVRRRREDGYHELETLFAFVDDGDRLSVTPAGEDLLEVRGEFVGSLMNPFDNIVAQALGTLPHGKGWSVTLEKRLPVAAGLGGGSADAGAVFRMVERAHGLPEDWHARAAKLGADVPACVLSRACIGTGTGTDLAEVDENDLAGCPVLLVNPREAVPTGPVFKAWDGVDRGAMPTEGSLRAIALEGRNDLEGPALEICPVIGDVLAALEATGPFLARMSGSGATCFALYDSLDARDEAAEKLAQMHGNWWQMAGKLR; translated from the coding sequence ATGAACGAAACCGCCTACGCCAAGATCAACCTTGCCCTCCACGTGCGTCGCCGCCGCGAGGACGGGTACCACGAACTGGAGACGCTCTTCGCCTTCGTCGACGATGGCGACCGGCTGTCCGTGACCCCGGCGGGCGAGGACCTGCTGGAAGTGCGCGGTGAATTCGTCGGGAGCCTGATGAACCCGTTCGACAACATCGTCGCGCAGGCGCTGGGCACCTTGCCGCACGGTAAGGGGTGGTCGGTGACATTGGAAAAGCGCCTGCCGGTTGCGGCGGGGCTGGGCGGTGGTTCCGCCGATGCGGGCGCGGTGTTCCGCATGGTCGAGCGCGCGCACGGCTTGCCCGAAGACTGGCACGCGCGCGCGGCAAAGCTGGGCGCGGACGTGCCCGCCTGCGTCCTCTCGCGCGCCTGCATCGGGACGGGCACGGGCACCGACCTTGCCGAAGTTGACGAAAACGACCTGGCGGGCTGTCCGGTGCTTCTCGTCAACCCGCGCGAGGCGGTGCCGACAGGGCCTGTGTTCAAGGCCTGGGACGGCGTGGACCGGGGCGCCATGCCGACCGAAGGTTCCCTGCGCGCGATTGCCCTTGAGGGCCGCAACGATCTGGAAGGCCCCGCGCTCGAAATATGCCCCGTGATCGGCGACGTGCTGGCCGCGCTGGAGGCGACGGGCCCCTTCCTTGCGCGCATGTCCGGCTCGGGCGCGACCTGCTTTGCGCTCTACGACAGTCTTGATGCGCGCGACGAAGCGGCGGAAAAACTGGCGCAAATGCACGGGAACTGGTGGCAAATGGCGGGCAAGCTGCGTTAG
- a CDS encoding N-formylglutamate amidohydrolase, giving the protein MQTTTETESYRIVGTPRFGGILVVADHASNRVPGDIDLGIAPELMDEHIAIDIGVAEIAERMCARPGTAALLGNVSRLVCDTNRTVDDPAAIPETSDGRAIPGNVGIDREARLARFHHPFHDALTALLNEQPPQLTLILHSFTPQMATRPDETRPWHCGVLYDVDDRGARIATRLFEEEGLVVGDQEPYSGKIYNAAIERHVESEGRPYLYLEIRQDLISDEQGQAQWAERLIRVCNQVALEIA; this is encoded by the coding sequence ATGCAGACCACGACCGAGACCGAAAGCTACCGCATCGTCGGCACGCCCCGCTTCGGGGGCATCCTTGTCGTTGCCGATCACGCCTCGAACCGCGTGCCCGGCGATATTGACCTGGGCATCGCGCCTGAACTGATGGACGAGCACATCGCCATCGACATCGGCGTTGCCGAGATTGCCGAGCGGATGTGCGCGCGGCCCGGCACCGCCGCATTGCTCGGCAATGTCAGCCGCCTTGTCTGCGACACCAACCGCACCGTGGACGATCCCGCCGCGATCCCCGAGACGAGCGATGGCCGCGCCATTCCCGGCAATGTCGGCATCGACCGCGAGGCGCGCCTCGCGCGCTTCCACCATCCCTTCCATGACGCGCTGACTGCGCTCCTCAACGAGCAACCGCCCCAGCTCACGCTGATCCTGCACAGCTTTACCCCGCAGATGGCAACGAGGCCCGACGAGACCCGGCCCTGGCACTGCGGAGTTCTCTACGATGTGGACGATCGCGGCGCGCGCATCGCCACGCGCCTGTTCGAGGAAGAGGGGCTCGTCGTTGGCGATCAGGAGCCCTACTCGGGCAAGATCTACAACGCAGCCATCGAACGCCACGTCGAAAGCGAAGGGCGCCCCTACCTCTATCTCGAGATCCGGCAGGACCTGATTTCGGACGAGCAGGGGCAGGCGCAATGGGCCGAACGCCTTATCCGGGTGTGCAACCAGGTGGCTCTCGAGATCGCCTGA
- a CDS encoding EF-hand domain-containing protein, with product MTTKTTKAALAALTALAALSGPALAQDGDSVTIGTRATASGHSKTSFLETYDTNGDGKVSLAEFTAGREAKYKSFDLDGDGQVSEAEYVEEYRARLDAELARRRSLQIRQTYVRYGVLDTDHDQNMSLAEFQESGSRMFKRLDTNGDGVIDEKDTSDHY from the coding sequence ATGACAACGAAGACAACCAAAGCGGCGCTGGCCGCCCTCACCGCCCTCGCAGCCCTGAGCGGGCCTGCGCTGGCCCAGGACGGCGACAGCGTCACCATCGGCACGCGCGCGACCGCCAGCGGCCACAGCAAGACCAGCTTTCTGGAGACCTATGACACAAATGGCGACGGCAAGGTCTCGCTGGCCGAGTTCACCGCCGGGCGCGAGGCGAAGTACAAGTCCTTCGATCTGGATGGCGACGGACAGGTCTCCGAGGCCGAGTACGTCGAAGAGTATCGCGCGCGCCTCGATGCCGAACTGGCGCGCCGCCGCAGCCTGCAGATCCGGCAGACATACGTGCGCTACGGCGTGCTCGACACCGATCACGACCAGAACATGAGCCTTGCGGAATTCCAGGAATCCGGCAGCCGCATGTTCAAGCGCCTCGATACGAACGGCGATGGCGTGATCGACGAAAAGGACACCTCGGACCACTACTGA
- a CDS encoding DUF4198 domain-containing protein, with protein sequence MTVPRGTRSARTPLALAALAALLPLPALAHTGFMLPNVFVANTERMVTLESAFTEDFFHPEIALESEDFHVIGPDGERTAFDRISGHKQVTILEAGMEGEGTYRFTSGVRRGRTGKMAMAKGEWVPVRGDDLPEGTEYVKTSQTETVSDVYVSKKGPTRAPVDVHVGRLEIHPITHPSDLYVDGPFAFEVLFDGKPLAGQELSLDRGNARYEQVKPHRALTTDADGKAELRFEAPGVYILMTRHRADAPAGAETDIRSYTTSLTFEVQS encoded by the coding sequence ATGACAGTCCCAAGAGGCACCCGCTCCGCGCGTACGCCCCTGGCGCTGGCCGCCTTGGCCGCGCTTCTTCCTCTTCCGGCGCTGGCCCATACCGGGTTCATGCTGCCCAATGTCTTCGTCGCCAACACCGAGCGCATGGTGACGCTGGAAAGCGCCTTCACCGAAGACTTCTTCCATCCCGAGATCGCCCTGGAATCGGAGGATTTCCATGTCATCGGGCCCGACGGCGAACGCACCGCCTTCGACCGGATCTCGGGCCACAAGCAGGTCACGATCCTCGAGGCCGGGATGGAGGGCGAAGGCACCTATCGCTTCACCAGCGGCGTGCGTCGCGGTCGGACCGGCAAAATGGCCATGGCCAAGGGCGAATGGGTGCCGGTGCGCGGGGACGACCTTCCCGAAGGCACCGAATACGTGAAGACCAGCCAGACCGAGACCGTCTCGGACGTCTATGTCTCGAAGAAGGGGCCGACCCGCGCGCCGGTCGATGTCCATGTCGGGCGCCTGGAAATCCACCCGATCACGCATCCCAGCGATCTCTATGTCGACGGACCCTTTGCCTTCGAGGTGCTGTTCGATGGCAAGCCGCTCGCAGGCCAGGAACTGAGCCTGGACAGGGGCAACGCGCGCTACGAACAGGTCAAGCCGCACAGGGCCCTGACCACCGACGCGGACGGGAAAGCCGAACTCCGCTTCGAGGCCCCCGGTGTCTACATCCTGATGACCCGCCACCGCGCCGATGCCCCGGCGGGGGCCGAGACGGATATCCGCAGCTACACCACCAGCCTCACCTTCGAGGTCCAGTCCTGA
- a CDS encoding TonB family protein, with amino-acid sequence MYPAQASRWDRQRLAGLAGSALVNGGILAIFVGLASGAVHDTGAGPSLTVIAFSQAGETQGAAQSAETSAAEPSAPRPPRPQMAQPEVSQTAPARSAQPPALPDRAHEAPQREDRPVRADLALTPPAVRIAAPAPSPGSASPHEADAKPSEPGAASSRAQVSTNPGESRAQVGGGAAKYAAAVMRHLMRYRRQNTVGAGAAYIHFTVIEDGRCRDIGVARSSGSSRFDHAAMQLVRRAAPFPQPPHGEPRSFNFEITGS; translated from the coding sequence ATGTATCCGGCACAGGCATCACGGTGGGATCGGCAGCGACTGGCGGGGCTTGCCGGCTCGGCGCTGGTCAACGGCGGGATCCTCGCGATCTTCGTCGGCCTTGCGAGTGGGGCCGTGCACGATACCGGCGCGGGCCCCTCGCTGACCGTGATCGCCTTCAGCCAGGCCGGGGAGACACAGGGCGCGGCCCAGAGCGCCGAGACATCTGCCGCCGAGCCCTCCGCGCCGCGCCCTCCGCGCCCGCAAATGGCGCAGCCGGAGGTTTCCCAGACCGCTCCTGCCCGCAGCGCGCAGCCCCCTGCCCTCCCCGACCGGGCGCACGAGGCCCCGCAGCGCGAAGATCGACCCGTGCGCGCGGACCTCGCTCTGACGCCCCCCGCCGTGCGGATCGCAGCTCCGGCCCCTTCACCAGGTTCCGCCAGCCCGCACGAGGCCGACGCCAAGCCCTCCGAGCCCGGAGCGGCCAGCAGCCGCGCACAGGTCAGCACGAACCCAGGCGAAAGCCGGGCGCAGGTCGGCGGCGGCGCGGCGAAATACGCAGCTGCCGTCATGCGCCACCTCATGCGCTACCGCAGGCAGAACACGGTCGGGGCGGGCGCGGCCTACATTCATTTCACCGTGATCGAGGACGGGCGCTGCCGCGACATCGGCGTGGCGCGCAGTTCCGGCTCGTCGCGCTTCGATCACGCCGCGATGCAGCTGGTGCGCCGCGCCGCGCCCTTCCCCCAGCCCCCGCACGGTGAGCCCCGCAGCTTCAATTTCGAGATCACCGGCTCGTGA
- a CDS encoding TonB-dependent receptor plug domain-containing protein, translated as MRPDLRSAATLGVSVLALASIAAPSLARAQDTDERSAEQAREKADGEFLGTIDIGESTRAIRTDTATPITSINREEIEDRQANTIAELIDSIPGVTIVNGSTPIGSGINIRGFGATGTYGTDQKVLVLVDGATNGSEELYRIGTQLFTDPLLYKSASVLRGTVGSFEYGSGVIGGTVILETSDAYDYLGGKTGFTVNQNLSGASNGGGFATSTTLAAMPSENVEFLANYSYRTSGNQEDGHGERIENSAFSLPSFLVKGAVHFGADNAHTLKASFSQTTTAERDKPYDSFGTTGGVFGNVDRDTKSRNLVVGYYYEPLGTDAINLSLVYTRAQQDIEQSYIPYSSPVFGEVGTPVTDADQRYVTSKVTLKNAALFATGSVRHNLRVGLEYIDKDRLDASSAPGGTDRRMAAFAVDEIGLFRGFTVTPAVRWETSNVKGELDDGSNASYTNEGLMGGVSARYELPFGFSVFGSWAKTRSMPIIDDLENVAYMNQPEKSRSWEAGAAFDRTGIFTPNDRFAIKANYYDTDLTDNTSYSGVAEVYLEGVEIEASYATPSGFYLDFNGNIVSGTQLSTGGALSDWGNLPQNTYQLALGKRFGDHLDVRWEGVLAEDLDTDGTVEQGYDVHNLRASFSPEVGFLKFLTFRVSVENIFDTYYVPALATRPALGRNFKGAVSVQF; from the coding sequence TTGCGACCTGACCTTCGTTCCGCCGCCACTCTTGGCGTTTCGGTTCTTGCTCTCGCGTCCATCGCGGCGCCCTCGCTGGCCCGCGCCCAGGACACGGACGAGCGGTCTGCCGAGCAGGCACGCGAGAAGGCGGACGGCGAATTTCTGGGCACGATCGACATCGGCGAAAGCACGCGGGCCATCCGCACCGACACCGCCACGCCTATCACCTCGATCAATCGCGAGGAAATCGAGGATCGCCAGGCCAATACGATTGCGGAGCTGATCGATTCGATCCCCGGTGTCACGATCGTCAACGGCTCGACACCGATCGGCTCGGGCATCAACATCCGTGGCTTCGGCGCGACCGGCACCTACGGCACCGACCAGAAGGTTCTCGTCCTCGTGGACGGCGCGACCAATGGTTCCGAAGAGCTCTACCGCATCGGCACCCAGCTCTTCACCGACCCGCTCCTCTACAAGAGCGCCTCGGTGCTGCGCGGGACGGTGGGCAGCTTCGAGTACGGGTCCGGCGTGATCGGCGGCACCGTGATCCTCGAGACCAGTGACGCCTACGATTACCTCGGCGGAAAGACCGGCTTCACGGTCAACCAGAACCTTTCGGGCGCCAGCAACGGCGGCGGCTTTGCCACCTCCACCACACTGGCCGCGATGCCCAGCGAGAACGTCGAGTTCCTGGCCAACTACAGCTACCGCACGAGCGGCAACCAGGAAGATGGCCACGGCGAGCGGATCGAGAACAGCGCCTTCTCGCTCCCCAGCTTCCTTGTGAAGGGCGCGGTCCACTTCGGCGCGGACAACGCGCATACCCTCAAGGCCAGCTTCAGCCAGACCACGACGGCCGAGCGCGACAAGCCCTACGACAGCTTCGGCACGACCGGCGGCGTCTTCGGCAACGTCGATCGCGACACCAAGTCCAGGAACCTTGTCGTGGGCTACTACTACGAGCCCCTCGGCACCGACGCGATCAACCTCAGCCTGGTCTACACCCGCGCGCAGCAGGACATCGAACAGTCCTACATTCCCTACTCCTCGCCCGTCTTCGGAGAGGTGGGGACCCCGGTGACCGATGCCGACCAGCGCTATGTCACCTCCAAGGTGACGCTCAAGAACGCGGCGCTCTTTGCAACCGGCAGCGTCCGCCACAACCTGCGCGTCGGTCTGGAGTACATCGACAAGGACCGCCTGGACGCGAGCTCCGCGCCGGGGGGCACGGACCGGCGCATGGCGGCCTTCGCCGTCGATGAAATCGGCCTCTTCCGCGGCTTCACGGTGACGCCTGCGGTCCGCTGGGAAACCTCGAACGTGAAGGGCGAGCTCGATGACGGCTCGAACGCCAGCTACACCAACGAGGGCCTGATGGGCGGGGTCTCGGCGCGTTACGAACTGCCCTTCGGATTCTCCGTCTTCGGGTCCTGGGCAAAGACCCGTTCGATGCCGATCATCGATGACCTCGAAAACGTCGCCTACATGAACCAGCCGGAAAAGAGCCGGAGCTGGGAAGCGGGGGCGGCCTTTGACCGCACGGGCATCTTCACGCCGAATGACCGCTTCGCCATCAAGGCCAACTATTACGACACCGACCTGACCGACAACACGTCATACTCGGGCGTGGCCGAAGTCTATCTCGAGGGTGTCGAGATCGAAGCCTCCTATGCAACGCCGAGCGGCTTCTATCTCGATTTCAATGGCAACATCGTAAGCGGCACCCAGCTTTCGACCGGGGGCGCGCTGAGCGACTGGGGCAACCTGCCCCAGAACACTTACCAGCTCGCCCTGGGCAAGCGCTTCGGGGACCACCTCGACGTGCGCTGGGAAGGCGTGCTGGCCGAGGATCTCGATACCGATGGAACGGTCGAGCAGGGCTACGACGTGCACAACCTGCGCGCCTCGTTCTCGCCCGAAGTCGGCTTCCTCAAGTTCCTCACCTTCCGGGTCAGCGTCGAGAACATCTTCGACACCTACTACGTGCCCGCGCTCGCCACGCGCCCGGCCCTGGGGCGCAATTTCAAGGGCGCGGTTTCCGTCCAGTTCTGA
- a CDS encoding DUF2271 domain-containing protein, with the protein MRKTTLATTTLTAAAFTLPAGVQAQSGAVTIELPRVSDPNYRKPYLAAWLEEASGKPLAVSAVLHDQSRIGSRWLSELRTWWRKRGRDMTMPADGISAPTRAAGRHTIAIKGLAGLGDGTYRLVVEAAREKAGREVVNVPVVIRGGQVRAASAQGHRELGHVRVSPRG; encoded by the coding sequence ATGCGTAAGACCACCCTGGCCACCACGACCCTGACGGCGGCCGCATTCACGCTTCCTGCCGGTGTTCAGGCGCAGAGCGGGGCGGTCACGATTGAGCTTCCCCGCGTTTCGGACCCCAACTATCGCAAGCCCTACCTTGCGGCCTGGCTGGAGGAGGCCAGCGGCAAGCCCCTGGCGGTCTCTGCGGTACTCCATGACCAGAGCCGAATCGGGTCGCGCTGGCTCTCTGAACTGCGCACGTGGTGGCGCAAGCGCGGGCGGGACATGACCATGCCGGCGGACGGCATCTCCGCGCCTACCCGCGCGGCGGGACGCCATACCATCGCGATCAAGGGCCTCGCCGGGCTGGGCGACGGCACCTACCGACTTGTGGTCGAGGCCGCACGCGAGAAGGCGGGCCGCGAAGTCGTGAACGTGCCCGTTGTCATCCGGGGCGGTCAGGTCCGTGCCGCCTCCGCGCAGGGCCACCGCGAGCTGGGCCATGTTCGTGTTTCCCCGAGGGGCTGA